GTGAACAGGATCGTAGCGTGATCGTCGGGCTGCACCACCGGCAGCGCGGCACCGTGCGAGCGCGCGAACACCGCGTCCAGCGCGCGGTCCAGCGGCTCGGCATCGTCGAACGGCTGCACCGGCACGTCGATGCCCGCCAACCGCTTCGTCCGCGGCGGATCGGCGAAAATCAGCGCCGGCGCGACCTCTTCGATGGCCGCCGCGAGTTCCTCGGCCTGCCACCAGCCATTGAGCAGCGTCGCGACGCCGCCAGCCATCACGATGCCCATATAGAGCACGATCCACGCCGCCGAATTGCGCGCGGCGATCCCGACGCGATCGCCGGGCCGGATGCCGTAGCCATCGACCAACGCCTGCGCGACGCGCGATGCAGCGTCGTGAGCCTGTCCAAAGGTGATGCGCTCCGCACCTGCGACCAGGAATTCCTTGTCGCGGTGCTCGGCGCAAAAGTGCGCGAAATAGGCCGGCAGCGTCGGCGGCGCGGTGGCGATCGTGGGCAGCGTACGCCCGAAGCGAGCAATGCTACCCAGCATCAGCGGTCCACCTTCCCCGGTCAAGGCCGCCATCGTGGCATCCATGCGCGCGTCAAGCTCGGTCCGCATCACTCTCTCCGCTTGGGTTTGTCTTATTCGCCCCTTATGGAGGCGCGATTCACGAGGGGAAAGCCTTGATCCTGCCCGCGCTCACGGCTGCCGTAGCGGCAAGCCACATACATTTTTCCGACCTGGGCCTGCACCCCGACATCTTCTCGATCGGCGTGTTCACGCTGCGCTGGTATAGCCTCGCCTATATCGCCGGGATCGTCATCGGTTGGTGGTATCTGCTGAAGCTGCTCGCCCAGCCCGGCGCACCGATGGCGCGGCGCCATGCCGACGACCTCGTCTTCTACGCGACGCTCGGGATCATCCTGGGCGGGCGGATCGGCTACGTGTTGTTCTACGCGCCCGAGATGCTGACGCGGCCGCTGTCGATCCTGCGGCTGTGGGATGGCGGCATGTCGTTCCACGGCGGGGTGATCGGCACGTCGCTGGGGCTGATATGGTTTGCGCGCAAGCAGGGTCTGAACTGGCTGCGCATCCACGATTACGTCGCGTGCTGCGTACCGTTCGGGCTGTTCTTCGGGCGGCTGGCGAATTTCGTGAACGGCGAATTGTGGGGCAAGCCCGCCGACGTTCCATGGGCGATCGTGTTCGAGCGGACGGTGCCGTTCGGCATGGCCGAGCCGGCCCGCCATCCCAGCCAGCTGTACGAGGCCGGGCTGGAGGGGATCGTACTGTTCGCGCTGCTGTGGTTCTTCTTCTGGCGCACCGACGCGCGCTACCAGCCGGGCAAGTTGGTCGGGCTGTTCCTCGCCGGCTACGGCGTGGCGCGCTTCACGGTCGAGTTCTTCCGCGA
The genomic region above belongs to Sphingomonas phyllosphaerae 5.2 and contains:
- the lgt gene encoding prolipoprotein diacylglyceryl transferase — encoded protein: MILPALTAAVAASHIHFSDLGLHPDIFSIGVFTLRWYSLAYIAGIVIGWWYLLKLLAQPGAPMARRHADDLVFYATLGIILGGRIGYVLFYAPEMLTRPLSILRLWDGGMSFHGGVIGTSLGLIWFARKQGLNWLRIHDYVACCVPFGLFFGRLANFVNGELWGKPADVPWAIVFERTVPFGMAEPARHPSQLYEAGLEGIVLFALLWFFFWRTDARYQPGKLVGLFLAGYGVARFTVEFFREPDAQLRQFAEATGLHMGQWLCVPMVIAGAFLVVTAPSRRTRVAPIAGSDAVA